A stretch of the Nicotiana tabacum cultivar K326 chromosome 6, ASM71507v2, whole genome shotgun sequence genome encodes the following:
- the LOC107782060 gene encoding uncharacterized protein LOC107782060 translates to MGESTKSPISAAKYYGILGISKSASLPDICKAYKHLVKKWHPDRNTSNQTEAVDKFRSINEAYRVLSKKKRDEENLLKSDVAKTPRKSSDEDELQISSPTLLSRTTSRISPTVDFYTSMPCFSMSGASTPTTPGTPISDHTPNLFKVASKRNTTPIIFSQSTSRRKPQPIEKKLECTLEELCHGCVKKVMITRDFIATTGLIVKEEEVVTIKVRPGWKRGTKITFEVKGDERPGTLPADIVFSIDEKTHPLFKREGDDLVLGVEVPLVQALTGCIITVPLLGGDEMTMSFDQVIYPGFQKIIPGQGMPKPKEDSRRGDLILQFLVEFPLDLSQEQRFQVVSILEDCS, encoded by the exons ATGGGAGAATCGACCAAGTCTCCGATTTCGGCCGCAAAATATTATGGCATTCTTGGAATCTCAAAATCTGCATCCCTCCCAGATATTTGCAAAGCTTACAAACATCTTGTCAAGAAATGGCATCCTGATAGAAACACGTCCAATCAAACTGAAGCCGTAGACAAGTTTAGATCCATCAATGAGGCCTACAGG GTTCTTAGCAAGAAAAAGAGAGACGAAGAAAACTTATTGAAAAGTGATGTGGCAAAAACACCCCGAAAGAGTTCAGACGAGGACGAGTTACAAATTTCAAGCCCCACGCTCCTTTCGAGAACGACCAGTCGGATAAGTCCAACAGTAGATTTTTACACATCCATGCCATGTTTTTCGATGAGTGGAGCCAGCACTCCCACAACTCCTGGCACACCAATATCAGATCATACCCCAAACCTATTCAAAGTAGCGAGCAAAAGAAACACAACCCCGATCATTTTTTCCCAGTCGACTTCCAGGAGAAAGCCTCAGCCAATCGAGAAGAAGCTGGAATGTACCCTTGAGGAGTTGTGCCATGGATGCGTCAAGAAGGTCATGATTACAAGAGATTTCATAGCAACCACAGG GCTTATTGTTAAAGAAGAGGAAGTTGTAACAATAAAGGTAAGGCCAGGATGGAAAAGAGGAACAAAAATTACATTTGAAGTTAAGGGGGATGAGAGACCAGGCACGCTTCCAGCTGATATAGTGTTCTCGATTGATGAGAAAACACATCCATTGTTCAAGAGAGAAGGAGATGACTTGGTGCTAGGAGTTGAAGTCCCTCTAGTTCAGGCTCTCACGGGTTGTATAATCACTGTACCTCTTTTGGGTGGAGACGAAATGACAATGTCATTTGACCAAGTTATTTATCCAGGTTTTCAGAAAATCATACCAGGCCAAGGCATGCCTAAACCTAAAGAAGACAGTAGGAGAGGGGACCTTATTCTTCAGTTTCTTGTCGAATTTCCTTTAGATCTAAGTCAGGAACAAAGGTTCCAGGTTGTTAGCATACTAGAAGATTGCTCTTGA